Part of the Benincasa hispida cultivar B227 chromosome 12, ASM972705v1, whole genome shotgun sequence genome is shown below.
CAATCTTGTTGCAccatttcattaataacatcATTCACCATTTCTGCTTTACCCAATTTGCATACGTGGAGAATCATTAGAGCATATTTAAATTCTAGAGGTCCGTTCTCGATGTTTGCTAGGCAGTCTCGAACAAGCATCATGACTGCATCAATCTCGCAGATTTTGAAGAGACCTTCGGAGAGAGAATAGTAGGCAGCTTTGGAAGGAACTGAACCCAGCTCAACTATTTTGTTATGAGATGCACAGGCCTCTTGGATTTTTCCAACTTCAACGAAGCACGATACGGCAATGGAGTAAGTTGAGGAATCTGGTTTGATATTTGAGCTCTTCATGTCATCGTAGATCTCTAATGCCTTCTTTGCCTGCCCATACTGATGAAGAGCCCCCATGATGATATTGTATACGGCAACATTGCCATATCCCTTATCAATCATGCCGCAAAATACATCTAGAGCTGTGCTTATTTTGTCCTCCTCCTCTACCATAAATGATAGAAATTTGGAAAGAACATCATCGGCAGAAGGTTCCAACTTCTGCAACAAGGTTAATAACTTCCACAAGTCCTCCATTCTTCTCGTCTCCACGTACATCATCATAATAGGTTTCACAGTTTCAATATCTGGTTTAAGATCCTCTCGTATGGTTAGTTGAAAGAGTTTGTAAGCCTTGTCAACTTGATTTACATTACAAAGACCTTTAATGAGAGAATGATATATTCCCAAATCAGCTCTATACCCTGAATCTACCAAATCCTTAAACAAATCACAAGCCAATCCAACTTTCTCATCCTGCACAAATGCCTCAATCAAAGTCCCATAAATAGCTCGGTCTATCAAAATCCTCTTCCCTTTCATCTCCTGTAACAATTCAAACCCTTTTTGTGCCCGCCCGACTTTGCACAATCCGATAATTAAAGTCCCATATGCCATAACATCAGGCTCTACTCTATCTGCTCTCATTTCATCCCAAACTCTCAAACATCCATCCAAATTCTCCTCAGAAACCAATACCTTCACCATTGCTGTATAAGCAAACACATCAGGCTTACACAAATTCGCCCTCATCCGAGCCAAAAGCTCCAGCATTTCGTCAATCCTCCCTGCTTTACACAACCCTTTaatcaaaatcataaaagtGATGCTCTCTTCCACTAACCCATTTTCCTGGAAGTCCCTATAAACAGATAAAGCTAAATCCAAATGATTTGTTTTGACCAAGGCATCGAGAATCCTGTTATACAAGAAGACACGGGGAACAACCccaaatttcttcatcttttcaTACACATAGTAAACTCTAAGACCCCTATTGGCATCACAATGCATCCTAATCAGAATCTCAAACTGTTTTTCACTAGGAGGTTTACCTTGTGAATCCATAAGCTCAGGAATCTGATCAGCAGCCCTGAAGCGATTGTGGCGATTCAAGCAATAAGCAAAAGCATTGTAAGAAGCGAAATTGTGATGAAACCCCTTTTGCTTACCAGCCCAGTGGAAGAACTTGGAGGCCAAAATGGGGTTAGAATCACGGCGGTGAGAAGCCTTGAGAACCTCCGCCACAAGGTCCGGAGTAACGCGGCGGAGCTTGTTGAGTTCAGAGATCACCGGTGGGCCCCACTGATTTTGATTCTTACGAAAGGCGTCGACGATGAAGCGAGCAATTGGGGAAAGGCGGAGGGAGCTGGAGAAGAAGGCCTCGGACGCGGACGGCGAGAGGTTAGAGTGTTGGTGAGATGGGCGATCGGGATCCCAGTTGTGAAGAAGGAAGGGTTTGGGTTTTGGGGAAATGGGTTTGTGAGGGTTGGGTGGAGAGATGGATTGGCGGTTGGAGAAGAGGCCGCCATAGACGGTGGGGCGGTGCTGGTTGGGATTGCGGTGGCGGTGGCCGTAGTAGAAGTATTGCTTGTGGGCTTTTGAAGGGATTTGAGGGGGCATTTGTGGGATGCTGATGCCTCTTCCTTGGAGAAATTGGCTGCTGAAAATGAAATCGCATAGTTCGTCAACTTAACTTGAGAAAAATCTGCTCAGGTTAAGAATCGCCGGAGATGGAGAAATGGGGACATTCGTAATCGTAACAGAGAGCTTCAGGATTTCTGAAACAGTAAAGAGGTTTTTTGCAAGAATGACCTATTCTTGAGATGTCAATGCACTATAACTCAAACTTGAGATAATGGCTCAAAATACCTCTTTAAAGGTCCGAAATGGCAAACCACccggtttttttaaaaaaaaaaaaaaatgttaaatgctCAGATATTATGATCACGTGAAGTTAcgatattatctatttttttttctttttcctattttttttcgATTAGAGAAAATTTTCCCTGTGACACGCGACCAACTCCAGTGAACAAGAGAGGAGAGAGAGGAGTGATTTTGTGAGTGAGGAAACGAAGAGAGAGCAATATGAGCTAGAGCGAGAGACATAGTAATATGTGAGTGAAAGAAGAAGGGAGAGTAAGacaagcgagagcgagagacaTAATGATTtgtatgtgaaaaaaaaaaaagagagagcgagagcaagactATTTTTTCGCATGCGCGataatatattttgataatttcacCCGAATTTGACATAAACAAAGGGTCATTcgacattttcttttaaaaaactgggttattttacatttttttgcCTAATTTTTTAGTCATCCATCTGGCGGACTCCCCAAACTAATGACAAATCCCAAAGTAATGACAACACTATTACTTTGGGATTTCTTTTCCATCGTAAAATAATTGAAGCCTTAACGTTATAATCAtttcaattaatattttttttataaaaaaaatcaattttcagcCACTAATGATAAAAATGAAACTCATGTTAGAGCTTCGATTATTTTACGATGGGTAAGTCATCCCTAATACAATAATAGATTTTAGGTGGTGATAGAGTATTCTATGATATATGCATAAGGTTAACTTTGATTTGTTTTTAAGTATTGAGTCATTTTGTATTAAAGTTATTGATGTTGGGTCATTCGTACTAAAATCTCAAACTATAACCTCCCTAGAAGAAGTGTTAGCGTAAAAAGTATGGTTTTGGATGAAAGgacttatttgaaaaataacatatctTACGTTAACAGTTGACcttttttcaacaaattttaCTGAGGTTTGAGTTTAGCGAAGGGAACTAACTCATTGACATTTGAGGACATATCCACCTTCTTATGTACTTTTATCTAACATATCTTTATGATTATAGTTTACTAATAGTGTTAGACATACTTTATTTGAATCTAAAATGACATAAGAATCTCATAAGCCATATTGCTTCTAGTATTATCGCAAAAGTACCAAGAATGTAGCTTCTATTAATAAGCTTATATAAGCTTGGTTTTTTACCACATTATATTGCTCATTTGTTATGTAAATAGCATTATCATGGTAAAATTTGGAAATATATTCGCATACTATcttttttgtattaaaattattaatattactctaacaaattttgattaaaaaattattattgaatgactaaatttaggatttattgaaaatttaggaGCAGAATCTAAATAATTGAGGTTTAGAAACTatgatattttaaccaaaaaaacaTAATCAAGGCCAGAAGAAAAGTATTTCAATTTGAAGAATATGTaacaatataattaaatatcaaagtTACCCAGCATACCAACTAATTTTTACTAATCATTATTAAGGGAAAAAATTACATACAATATACATGGAAGCTTCCTAGTTCCTTGAACCATTTCTCAGCCGTCTGATCCGATCATATGTTCACCTCCAAAAAAACTAAGCAATTTATTTATACCTCAGCTTCCCTTTTAGGGCGGTTGCGAGTTCGTGGAAGAGCTGGTTtttcttcaaaagatatttctgAACCATCATCTTTGTTCTCCTCATCTTCCTCCATGATAGCTTGATTAAGAGCAAGCTGGTTCACAAACAAAATACAACAGACTCAGTGCCCATTCCCCGattataaaaatcaatttcCCTAAAGAAAACAGATCACCATACATAAAACTGAACCAAGGTGtcttttcatctcttttataatAAGAATGTGAGAGCCCTAGTTAGAGATATAGTAGGATTATTAGTAGAATATCAGTATAGTTATTAGAAGGGGCATATTAGTAAGTAGGTAGTAAGTTTGTTACCGCTTTTAGTTCCATTGCCTTGGAGAGTGCTTTGTTGTGCTAGGTCGCTAACTAGTGGGAGTGGGATTGAGAGGAGGGTGTGAAGAATTTTGTGGGATTTTCTCTAGGGAATTTGGGAGAGATCAGCACTCTTGAAAGGCTAGGTAGGTTATCTTGTTACttttcttataatataaagacatatttccatatattttcatatttaagcATTCTTGCGTTTTCTATGTTGTTCTTCAATGTTCTTATTTGGAGGTATCCCATCAGTTCCATGAGCTTTGCAATATGGTTTTTGCCATCTTCTCCCTCTCCCTATTTTAGTGCTTCCAAAACATTCCTGCTTTACACAGGGCTACGAGGTGACCAAGGTGGGAAGAACATGAGATGTTTTGAGGTGCTTTCAAAGTCCTAATTTAGGGCTCTCATACATGGAAAACTTAGGTCTCTACGATAGAatttggtttttcatttttgaaaattaggcttataaacactacttttacATTTGAGtctctttgttttgttatctactttttagaAATGTTTTTAAGATCCAAGTTtggttttgaaatttggctataCC
Proteins encoded:
- the LOC120092426 gene encoding pentatricopeptide repeat-containing protein At4g20740, producing MPPQIPSKAHKQYFYYGHRHRNPNQHRPTVYGGLFSNRQSISPPNPHKPISPKPKPFLLHNWDPDRPSHQHSNLSPSASEAFFSSSLRLSPIARFIVDAFRKNQNQWGPPVISELNKLRRVTPDLVAEVLKASHRRDSNPILASKFFHWAGKQKGFHHNFASYNAFAYCLNRHNRFRAADQIPELMDSQGKPPSEKQFEILIRMHCDANRGLRVYYVYEKMKKFGVVPRVFLYNRILDALVKTNHLDLALSVYRDFQENGLVEESITFMILIKGLCKAGRIDEMLELLARMRANLCKPDVFAYTAMVKVLVSEENLDGCLRVWDEMRADRVEPDVMAYGTLIIGLCKVGRAQKGFELLQEMKGKRILIDRAIYGTLIEAFVQDEKVGLACDLFKDLVDSGYRADLGIYHSLIKGLCNVNQVDKAYKLFQLTIREDLKPDIETVKPIMMMYVETRRMEDLWKLLTLLQKLEPSADDVLSKFLSFMVEEEDKISTALDVFCGMIDKGYGNVAVYNIIMGALHQYGQAKKALEIYDDMKSSNIKPDSSTYSIAVSCFVEVGKIQEACASHNKIVELGSVPSKAAYYSLSEGLFKICEIDAVMMLVRDCLANIENGPLEFKYALMILHVCKLGKAEMVNDVINEMVQQDCPPSAVAYSAIISGMSKYGTLDEAKKVFLHLRESRQLTEANCIVCEELLIEHMKKKTADLVRCGLKFFNLESKLKAKGCKLLST